The Proteus vulgaris genome has a segment encoding these proteins:
- a CDS encoding Predicted acetyltransferase, whose product MEFVFTKITKDDWPFFSRLYGSEKAMQFISVLMTKEQIREAFNSRLPEWNLSSSHWLCFVIRSKINNTCLGLTGLRLIYQGGEVIAEVGYILSPEKTGKSIGTKSLAQLLNLPELASLKKFQAIVTAGNIASERVLEKNGFILTEILKNNYVIGDVIFDDHVYTLIK is encoded by the coding sequence ATGGAATTTGTTTTTACAAAAATAACTAAAGATGATTGGCCTTTTTTTAGTCGTTTATATGGTTCAGAAAAGGCCATGCAATTTATCTCAGTCTTGATGACGAAAGAGCAGATCAGAGAAGCATTTAATAGTCGTTTACCCGAATGGAACTTATCATCATCACATTGGTTATGTTTTGTTATTCGCAGTAAAATAAATAATACTTGTCTAGGTTTGACGGGGCTAAGACTTATTTATCAAGGTGGAGAAGTAATCGCAGAAGTGGGTTATATCCTATCTCCAGAAAAAACAGGAAAGTCTATAGGGACAAAATCTTTAGCTCAATTATTAAATTTACCTGAGTTGGCTAGCTTAAAAAAATTTCAAGCTATTGTTACTGCTGGAAATATAGCATCTGAACGTGTATTAGAAAAAAATGGTTTTATTCTTACTGAAATTCTTAAGAATAATTATGTTATAGGTGATGTTATTTTTGATGATCATGTTTATACATTAATTAAATAG
- a CDS encoding lysozyme inhibitor, translated as MKFLFRCVFFVVGILSSSFVMADNADEITKISYVCENNKVMEVIYVNTAKDSYAIINQMDEMIPMKIMKMASGANYEAINKNYTYKLYTKGDNADLVEGKDKPVLSGCKAG; from the coding sequence ATGAAATTTTTATTTAGATGTGTTTTTTTTGTTGTAGGTATTTTGTCTTCTAGTTTTGTCATGGCAGATAATGCCGATGAGATAACTAAAATTTCTTATGTATGTGAAAATAATAAAGTGATGGAAGTTATCTATGTAAATACAGCAAAAGATAGCTATGCGATTATTAATCAAATGGATGAAATGATCCCAATGAAAATCATGAAAATGGCTTCTGGTGCAAATTATGAGGCGATAAATAAAAATTACACCTATAAGCTTTATACTAAAGGTGATAATGCCGATTTAGTTGAAGGAAAAGATAAACCAGTATTGAGTGGTTGCAAAGCTGGTTAA
- a CDS encoding subtilase cytotoxin subunit B, translating to MNYGGEFIACAVSNKSDWASSYEHFFQQAHYYYTTGKSFRLYVQPNVWTHPKFTRIYSNKAIAGFASCHNNRCMGPTKDN from the coding sequence ATGAATTATGGTGGTGAATTTATCGCCTGTGCAGTATCTAATAAGTCAGATTGGGCTTCTTCTTATGAGCACTTTTTTCAGCAAGCTCATTATTACTACACAACGGGGAAAAGCTTTAGGTTATATGTTCAACCTAATGTTTGGACACATCCCAAATTTACTCGAATATATTCAAATAAAGCGATAGCAGGATTCGCTAGTTGTCATAATAATCGTTGTATGGGGCCAACAAAAGACAATTAA
- the ibrA gene encoding immunoglobulin-binding regulator: protein MSCKHKIPLGKNVLDASQTRIEWLFDTFEQISLSFSGGKDSTVLFHLVAAEARKRHRKFNVMFLDWEVQYSATINHVTNMKSLYEDCTERFYWIALPITTESGISQYEPTWTAWEPGKKWVRQPPKDAITDPGFFPFYHPNMIFEDFTPAFNQWITGNHRSSVILLGIRTDESLNRFIAINNNKKLRYADDIPWTTASPEGFYYMAYPIYDWHVKDIWTYLSHFNLPYNSIYDLMHQAGVSLSQMRICEPFGPEQRKGLWLYHVLEPETWSLACERVSGADAGMLYTHPRNKSGFFGQRKISKPAHHTWKSYAHFLLASLPEQTAEHYRNKIAVYLHWYAERNYPNGIPDEQDGDTSSKQIPSWRRICKTILRNDFWCRTLAFSPTKSHCYDRYCKRIQEKRKNWQLI, encoded by the coding sequence ATGTCTTGCAAACACAAAATTCCTCTTGGAAAAAATGTGTTAGATGCCTCTCAAACACGGATTGAATGGTTGTTTGATACTTTTGAACAAATCTCTCTCTCCTTTTCTGGAGGTAAAGATTCTACCGTTCTTTTTCATCTTGTTGCCGCTGAAGCAAGAAAACGGCATCGAAAATTCAACGTCATGTTTCTTGATTGGGAAGTGCAATACTCTGCGACCATTAACCATGTTACAAACATGAAATCTTTGTATGAAGACTGTACTGAGCGATTTTACTGGATAGCATTACCTATCACGACGGAAAGCGGGATCTCACAATATGAACCCACATGGACAGCATGGGAACCTGGCAAAAAATGGGTAAGACAACCGCCTAAAGATGCCATTACTGATCCTGGTTTTTTCCCTTTTTATCATCCAAATATGATTTTTGAAGACTTCACACCTGCATTTAATCAGTGGATCACAGGAAATCATCGTAGTTCAGTCATTTTATTAGGAATTAGAACTGATGAATCATTAAATCGCTTTATTGCTATTAATAACAACAAAAAACTACGTTATGCCGATGACATCCCATGGACAACGGCATCACCCGAAGGTTTTTATTATATGGCCTATCCTATTTATGACTGGCATGTAAAAGATATCTGGACATACCTTTCACATTTTAACCTGCCCTATAATTCTATTTATGATCTAATGCACCAAGCTGGAGTTAGTTTAAGTCAAATGCGTATTTGTGAGCCATTTGGTCCTGAACAACGCAAAGGGCTATGGTTATACCATGTTTTAGAACCTGAGACGTGGAGTCTCGCCTGTGAACGAGTGAGTGGTGCTGATGCAGGTATGTTATACACTCACCCTCGTAATAAATCAGGTTTTTTTGGGCAACGCAAAATTAGCAAGCCCGCCCATCATACATGGAAATCTTACGCCCACTTTTTACTAGCGAGCTTACCAGAACAAACTGCCGAACATTATCGAAATAAAATCGCAGTTTATCTCCATTGGTATGCAGAGCGAAATTACCCAAATGGAATACCGGATGAACAAGACGGTGATACTAGCAGTAAACAAATCCCGTCTTGGCGACGGATCTGTAAAACTATTTTACGTAATGATTTTTGGTGTAGAACATTAGCATTTAGTCCTACCAAATCACACTGTTATGACCGATATTGCAAACGGATACAAGAAAAACGTAAAAATTGGCAGTTGATTTAA
- the ibrB gene encoding immunoglobulin-binding regulator has translation MTIETVFSSLKDYLLKLNDEQKIEAINKIKLFLHQISPFKNEPIDCVLWIKQNQVIANDYNPNVMSPTEKRLLKTSLIKDGYTQPVVVLSAQQNKTKQLQWQIVDGYHRYLLSKESALKKRINNYLPVTLLDVKNHTMSEQIATTIRHNRARGQHQVAAMSDIVRDLSRLGWSDKRIGDELGMSQDEVLRLKQISGLAELFSKRHFSEAWTVK, from the coding sequence ATGACTATTGAAACAGTATTTTCTTCGCTAAAAGATTATCTACTAAAACTAAATGATGAGCAAAAAATCGAAGCTATTAACAAAATCAAACTATTTCTTCATCAAATTAGTCCGTTCAAAAATGAACCTATAGATTGTGTTCTTTGGATAAAGCAAAATCAAGTCATAGCAAATGACTACAATCCTAATGTTATGTCTCCAACAGAAAAAAGATTACTCAAAACCTCATTGATAAAAGACGGTTATACTCAACCCGTTGTAGTATTATCTGCACAGCAAAATAAAACTAAACAATTGCAATGGCAAATCGTTGATGGCTATCATCGTTATCTATTAAGTAAAGAAAGTGCCTTAAAAAAACGAATTAATAATTATTTACCAGTCACCCTCCTTGATGTTAAAAATCACACAATGTCAGAGCAAATAGCAACAACTATTCGTCATAATCGAGCAAGAGGACAGCATCAAGTCGCAGCTATGTCAGATATAGTTAGAGATCTATCCCGATTAGGATGGAGCGATAAACGAATTGGTGATGAGCTAGGTATGTCACAAGATGAAGTATTACGCTTAAAACAAATCAGTGGGTTAGCAGAATTATTTTCAAAGCGCCATTTCTCAGAAGCTTGGACAGTAAAATAA
- the phoB_1 gene encoding phosphate regulon transcriptional regulator (two-component response regulator), with the protein MRVQQNISTIIEIADLKINLSRHEVERNNIQIPMTRQEYSLLLFFALHINEILPRTLIASEIWGINFDSDTNIVDVAIRRLRKKIDDRFEIKLIETVRGMGYRLNGVSNENKITGDLKLSLYLSY; encoded by the coding sequence TTGAGAGTTCAACAAAATATTTCAACAATTATTGAAATTGCTGACTTAAAAATCAATTTATCTCGTCATGAAGTAGAGCGTAATAATATACAGATCCCAATGACTCGCCAAGAATATTCTTTATTACTTTTTTTTGCTTTACATATTAATGAAATATTACCTAGGACATTAATTGCAAGCGAGATTTGGGGAATTAACTTTGATAGTGATACTAATATTGTAGATGTTGCTATCCGTCGTTTACGAAAAAAAATTGATGATAGATTTGAAATCAAATTAATCGAAACGGTTAGAGGAATGGGATATAGGCTAAATGGAGTCAGTAATGAAAACAAAATCACTGGAGATTTAAAATTATCTCTTTATTTATCATATTAA
- the yedV gene encoding Probable sensor-like histidine kinase YedV — protein MIVNAGFMSLTLYQSLKNELTSRDNTLLVNRADQLVKLINSGIDIKTLPIYFQRMMDYATRYYLYYGC, from the coding sequence ATGATTGTAAATGCAGGTTTTATGTCTTTAACACTTTATCAATCGCTTAAAAATGAATTAACATCTCGTGATAATACCTTACTTGTAAATCGTGCAGACCAATTAGTAAAGTTAATTAATAGTGGAATTGATATCAAAACATTACCTATCTATTTTCAACGTATGATGGATTATGCAACAAGATATTATTTATATTACGGATGCTAA
- the rssA_1 gene encoding swarming motility regulation two-component system, sensor kinase — MITSWETESGVPVSAINFTIESPIGVLNVVIAKASFVRISMLSEYLSKILIISLASILFMGILSFWLIKHGLRDIRFLSQITAKTDIHTLSQTINISQLPNELKSLGDSLNIMRKRLKNDFVKLTQLADDLAHELRTPINAIKVQNEIMLQRSRSVEEYESIIISNIEELDKLAKIIENILFIARAENKNIILNRESLNLSDLIDEIYNLFSFYAEEKQITLLKEPTTLTVSADHLLFTRILMNLISNAIKYSPANTQVVTQCKKEKNQLLISISNIGDELNQHEQIFTRFWRGDNARTTDGNGLGLSIVQAIMTLHEGKVSYERIGKHNVFILTFPC, encoded by the coding sequence ATGATTACCTCCTGGGAAACAGAATCAGGTGTTCCTGTTTCGGCTATTAACTTTACAATAGAATCACCAATAGGCGTGTTAAATGTAGTGATCGCCAAAGCATCCTTTGTGCGCATCAGTATGCTAAGCGAATATTTAAGTAAAATATTGATTATCTCATTAGCTTCTATTTTATTTATGGGAATATTAAGTTTTTGGTTAATTAAACATGGATTAAGAGATATCCGTTTTCTTAGCCAAATTACGGCTAAAACAGACATACATACTCTTAGCCAAACCATAAATATCTCACAACTTCCCAATGAACTGAAAAGTTTAGGTGACTCATTAAATATAATGAGAAAAAGGTTAAAAAATGATTTTGTAAAGCTAACTCAATTAGCAGATGACTTGGCTCATGAACTCAGAACACCAATTAACGCTATAAAAGTTCAAAATGAAATTATGTTACAACGCTCTCGTAGCGTAGAAGAATATGAATCAATTATTATTAGTAATATTGAAGAATTGGATAAACTTGCAAAAATAATTGAAAATATTTTATTTATCGCTCGTGCTGAAAATAAAAATATCATTTTAAATAGAGAAAGCTTGAACTTATCGGATCTAATTGATGAAATTTATAACCTATTTTCATTTTATGCAGAAGAAAAACAGATAACCTTATTAAAAGAGCCTACAACATTAACAGTTAGTGCAGATCACTTACTTTTTACTCGCATATTAATGAACCTCATATCAAATGCAATTAAATATTCTCCCGCTAATACACAAGTAGTCACTCAATGTAAAAAAGAAAAAAATCAGTTACTGATTAGTATCAGTAATATTGGTGATGAATTGAATCAACATGAACAAATATTTACTCGTTTTTGGCGTGGTGATAATGCAAGAACAACAGATGGAAATGGCTTAGGCTTATCAATTGTACAAGCGATTATGACATTACATGAGGGTAAAGTCAGTTACGAGCGTATTGGAAAACATAATGTATTTATTTTAACCTTTCCATGCTAA
- the yedY gene encoding Sulfoxide reductase catalytic subunit yedY precursor, whose protein sequence is MKKNRKNNLSEITPESVFMMKRRNLLKLLGIGAAGIAVSSTVKADLFSWFTEDNKPATPKSSRKELQFIQPEEYQSSLQLTHEDKVIGYNNFYEFGLNKSDPAKYAHTMKTEEWTLTIDGEVNRPLTLNLDDINRKFQLEERIYRMRCVEAWSMVIPWVGFPLASLLSLVEPNSRAKYVAFETRYAPQEMRGQDSRFIGGGLQYPYVEGLRLDEAMNPLTLLATGVYGKSLPNQNGAPIRLVVPWKYGFKGIKSIVKIRLTESIPPTTWNLSAPHEYGFYANVNPDVSHPRWSQATERFIGTGGLGQVTRQPTLLFNGYGDQVAHLYKDLDLRRNF, encoded by the coding sequence ATGAAAAAAAACAGGAAAAATAACCTATCAGAAATCACACCTGAATCTGTTTTTATGATGAAACGACGTAATTTACTAAAATTATTAGGTATCGGCGCTGCTGGAATAGCGGTTTCATCCACTGTAAAAGCCGATTTATTTTCATGGTTTACTGAAGATAACAAACCAGCAACACCAAAATCATCCCGTAAAGAATTACAATTTATTCAACCTGAAGAATATCAATCTTCATTACAATTAACTCATGAAGATAAGGTAATCGGATATAACAATTTCTATGAATTTGGCCTTAATAAATCCGATCCTGCTAAGTATGCACACACAATGAAAACAGAAGAATGGACATTAACTATTGATGGTGAAGTTAATCGCCCACTTACTTTAAACTTAGACGATATTAATCGTAAATTTCAATTAGAAGAACGCATCTATCGTATGCGTTGTGTTGAAGCATGGTCGATGGTCATTCCTTGGGTCGGTTTTCCATTAGCGAGCTTACTTTCTTTGGTTGAACCCAATAGTCGTGCAAAATATGTTGCCTTTGAAACACGTTATGCACCACAGGAGATGCGTGGACAAGATAGTCGCTTCATTGGCGGCGGTTTGCAATACCCGTATGTCGAGGGATTAAGACTCGATGAAGCGATGAATCCACTCACATTATTGGCGACAGGGGTATATGGAAAATCCTTACCAAACCAAAATGGTGCACCTATTCGCCTTGTTGTTCCGTGGAAATATGGATTTAAGGGGATCAAATCCATTGTCAAAATTCGTTTAACTGAGTCAATCCCACCAACAACGTGGAATCTTTCGGCACCGCATGAATATGGTTTTTATGCAAATGTTAATCCAGATGTTAGCCATCCTCGTTGGTCACAAGCAACAGAACGCTTTATAGGCACAGGTGGATTAGGCCAAGTTACAAGGCAACCAACATTATTGTTCAATGGCTATGGCGACCAAGTAGCGCATTTATATAAAGATTTAGATTTACGGAGAAATTTTTAA
- the yedZ gene encoding Flavocytochrome yedZ: protein MQPIYGIKVKLLKTIFHLIGLLTFTWLIYAIYTQNFSADPSKDIQHFTGITTLRLLIILALIPMFSFYLKLNTLFQVRKLLGLWCFFWANLHLASYLLLEIGWENITFFFSEVFSRIYLIIGALCWVILLLMAISSFDWLKNKFNQEWKRIHSLFYPLLLLVCIHYFLSLKSPTPEPIIYLIIIGLTYLFRFWQQKKNKSTNI, encoded by the coding sequence ATGCAACCAATATATGGAATAAAAGTTAAGTTATTAAAAACAATATTCCATCTTATTGGTTTATTGACTTTCACTTGGCTTATTTATGCAATTTATACGCAAAATTTCAGCGCAGATCCTTCAAAAGATATTCAGCATTTTACTGGAATTACAACGTTGCGTTTATTAATTATATTAGCTCTGATCCCTATGTTTTCCTTTTACTTAAAATTAAACACATTATTTCAAGTAAGAAAACTATTAGGATTATGGTGTTTTTTTTGGGCTAATTTACATTTAGCAAGTTATCTGCTACTTGAAATAGGTTGGGAAAATATTACTTTCTTTTTTAGCGAAGTTTTTTCCCGTATTTATCTTATTATAGGAGCTTTATGTTGGGTTATTTTATTATTGATGGCTATAAGTTCATTTGATTGGTTAAAAAATAAATTTAATCAAGAATGGAAAAGAATACATAGTCTATTTTATCCACTCTTATTATTAGTCTGTATTCATTATTTTTTATCATTAAAATCGCCGACACCAGAGCCTATTATTTATCTAATTATTATTGGATTAACTTACCTTTTTCGCTTTTGGCAACAGAAAAAAAATAAATCAACTAATATATAA
- a CDS encoding phage membrane protein, which translates to MRLILALLLPWLQFFTIGRPFAGIFCLILQITLIGWIPAAIWSVYALSQYNTDKKN; encoded by the coding sequence ATGAGACTTATTCTGGCGTTATTACTACCTTGGTTACAATTTTTCACGATTGGTCGCCCATTTGCTGGTATCTTCTGCCTTATCCTACAAATCACATTAATCGGATGGATCCCTGCGGCTATCTGGTCGGTTTATGCGCTTTCTCAATACAATACGGATAAAAAAAATTGA
- a CDS encoding Lipoprotein Rz1 precursor: MLRMKLVGCVILASVILSGCISKPSAPKAKPLPPPAWLMQPPPDLRTPLSEIIGYSENELQSQSK; this comes from the coding sequence ATGCTAAGAATGAAATTAGTCGGTTGCGTGATATTAGCGAGCGTCATCCTGAGCGGGTGTATATCAAAGCCGAGTGCCCCAAAAGCAAAACCACTCCCGCCACCAGCTTGGCTTATGCAACCACCGCCCGACCTACGGACACCGTTATCAGAAATTATTGGTTACTCAGAGAACGAATTGCAGAGTCAGAGCAAATGA
- a CDS encoding phage protein yields the protein MDTPLGVTMRMDKLTNVSYGTAGLTAFFASLSLYEWGFVIGMAFSMVLGLATYFMTRREAESALCYGNL from the coding sequence ATGGACACTCCTCTGGGGGTGACTATGCGTATGGATAAATTAACCAATGTTTCCTATGGAACAGCAGGCCTAACGGCCTTTTTTGCCAGTCTCTCTTTATATGAATGGGGATTTGTTATTGGGATGGCGTTTAGCATGGTTCTTGGTTTAGCTACTTATTTTATGACTCGTCGAGAAGCGGAGTCAGCACTATGTTATGGAAACCTTTAA
- the blc gene encoding Outer membrane lipoprotein blc precursor: protein MIRSFVIFLSSFILTGCNVIPPSDIEPVNNFDLSRYLGQWYEVARIDNRFEKGLTKVTANYSLRDDGGVKVINRGWSQNKHRWKESIGKAYFVGSSNKGALKVSFFGPFYGGYNIIKLDKNYQYSLVVGPDKDYLWILSRTPTMPSNLLNEYINFATSYGFDSNRIIIF, encoded by the coding sequence ATGATACGTTCTTTTGTCATTTTTTTAAGTTCATTTATTCTTACTGGATGCAATGTTATTCCTCCGAGTGACATTGAGCCTGTTAATAATTTTGATCTATCACGTTATCTTGGGCAGTGGTATGAGGTCGCTAGAATAGATAATCGTTTTGAAAAAGGCTTAACGAAAGTTACCGCAAATTATTCATTACGAGATGATGGTGGTGTTAAGGTTATTAATCGAGGTTGGAGTCAAAATAAACATCGCTGGAAAGAAAGCATCGGTAAGGCTTATTTTGTTGGTTCATCTAATAAGGGTGCATTAAAAGTATCATTTTTTGGTCCATTCTATGGTGGATATAATATCATCAAATTGGATAAAAATTATCAATATTCTTTGGTTGTAGGGCCAGATAAAGATTATTTATGGATATTATCACGTACACCGACCATGCCATCAAATTTGTTGAATGAATATATTAATTTTGCAACATCATATGGATTTGATAGTAACAGGATCATAATATTTTAA
- a CDS encoding Uncharacterized conserved protein, which translates to MFNSVTDIHKNNFVGKKIIVGISTCLLGNNVRFDGGHKRFHLAVDELSDYFEYQSACPEMAIGLPTPRPALRLVKSNSGEIALKFSNGSEGDLTEKMNRYSVEYLEKFNQFSGYIVCAKSPSCGLERVRVYDPIGNGNRKAGTGIFTENLKKMMPWLPIEEDGRLNDPHIRENFVIRVFALDELNELRMNAFTRQSLIDFHTRYKLLLLAHSQPLYRELGRFIANNKEWHSLEAFFDEYRNRFMTLLQYQATRRNHTNVLMHIQGYFKRYLTPNQRQALSQLILEYRQGIQPLLAPLTLINHYLSEYPDNYLSKQRYFHPYPQSLRLRYGL; encoded by the coding sequence ATGTTTAACTCTGTTACAGATATTCACAAAAATAATTTTGTTGGTAAAAAAATTATTGTAGGGATTAGCACTTGTTTATTAGGGAATAATGTTAGATTTGATGGTGGTCATAAGCGCTTTCATCTTGCCGTAGATGAACTATCTGATTATTTTGAATATCAATCGGCTTGTCCTGAGATGGCTATTGGTTTACCTACACCAAGACCCGCACTAAGATTAGTTAAATCAAATTCAGGAGAAATTGCATTAAAATTTAGTAACGGGAGTGAAGGTGATTTAACTGAAAAGATGAATCGGTATTCTGTTGAGTATTTAGAGAAATTTAATCAGTTTAGTGGGTATATTGTTTGTGCAAAATCACCAAGTTGTGGATTAGAGCGTGTTCGTGTATATGATCCTATTGGTAATGGTAACAGGAAGGCAGGGACGGGTATTTTTACAGAAAATCTGAAAAAAATGATGCCTTGGTTACCAATAGAGGAAGATGGACGATTGAATGATCCTCATATAAGAGAAAATTTTGTTATACGTGTATTTGCACTGGATGAGTTGAATGAATTGAGAATGAACGCATTTACTCGTCAGTCTTTAATCGATTTTCATACAAGATATAAACTGCTCTTATTGGCTCATTCACAACCTCTTTATAGAGAGTTAGGTCGCTTTATTGCTAATAATAAAGAATGGCATTCATTGGAAGCTTTTTTTGATGAATATCGAAATAGATTTATGACATTATTACAGTACCAAGCAACACGACGTAATCATACCAATGTTCTTATGCATATACAGGGGTATTTTAAGCGCTATTTAACACCAAATCAGCGACAAGCATTAAGTCAATTGATTTTAGAATACCGTCAAGGAATACAGCCTTTATTAGCACCTTTAACATTAATTAATCATTATCTATCAGAGTATCCTGATAATTATTTGAGTAAACAGCGATATTTTCATCCTTATCCTCAATCCTTAAGATTACGTTATGGATTATAA
- the intE_1 gene encoding integrase, with protein sequence MHYRHTTAQAKRGEQVTPNTLTTTFKKARDKCGLTWEKGTAPTFHEQRSLSERLYREQGINTQKLLGHKTQNMTDKYHDDRGKEWQIIAV encoded by the coding sequence GTGCATTATCGACATACCACCGCACAAGCGAAACGCGGTGAACAAGTCACACCAAATACGTTAACCACAACATTTAAAAAAGCACGAGATAAATGTGGGTTAACTTGGGAAAAAGGTACGGCACCAACTTTCCATGAACAGCGATCTTTATCCGAACGACTTTATCGAGAACAAGGAATTAATACACAAAAATTATTGGGGCATAAAACACAAAATATGACCGATAAATACCACGACGATAGAGGCAAAGAATGGCAAATTATTGCTGTTTAA
- the icd_1 gene encoding isocitrate dehydrogenase translates to MGIVLRHMGWTEAADLIIKGMEGAIAAKTVTYDFERQLEGAKLLKCSEFGDAIIKHM, encoded by the coding sequence TTGGGTATAGTGTTACGCCACATGGGTTGGACAGAAGCTGCTGACTTAATCATTAAAGGTATGGAAGGCGCGATTGCCGCTAAGACTGTAACTTATGATTTCGAACGTCAGTTAGAAGGCGCTAAACTGCTGAAATGTAGCGAGTTTGGTGACGCGATTATCAAACACATGTAA
- the rlmF gene encoding Ribosomal RNA large subunit methyltransferase F, translating to MEKKKTFQQQKSGLHPRNRHRSRYDFPALIASCPALEPFVKPNAWGDISVDFADPAAVKMLNRALLQHFYGIEHWDIPADYLCPPIPGRADYLHHLADLLATSNGGEFPRGKGVAILDVGVGANCIYPIIGLREYGWRFTGSEINPISLNSAKMIVEMNPTLRNGVRLRLQKHPECILNGIIGVAEKFDATLCNPPFHSSEQEAQASTRRKLHKLGKGEVADTPVQNFGGKNKELWCEGGEEAFVRKMVEESVSLAQNCLWFTSLISKSTTLPSIYHALKLVSVAEVRTIEMAQGQKISRFVAWTFHDAQQQVAWATERWR from the coding sequence GTGGAAAAAAAGAAAACCTTCCAGCAGCAGAAAAGCGGCTTGCACCCGCGTAACCGTCATCGTTCACGCTATGATTTCCCGGCGCTGATCGCCAGTTGCCCTGCACTGGAGCCGTTCGTCAAGCCGAACGCCTGGGGCGACATCTCAGTAGATTTTGCCGATCCTGCGGCGGTTAAAATGCTCAACCGTGCATTACTGCAACATTTTTATGGCATTGAACACTGGGACATTCCCGCCGATTATCTGTGCCCGCCGATCCCTGGGCGTGCCGACTATTTACACCATCTGGCCGATCTGCTAGCGACCAGCAACGGCGGTGAGTTCCCTCGCGGTAAAGGCGTGGCGATCCTTGATGTGGGTGTTGGTGCCAACTGTATTTATCCGATTATTGGCCTGCGTGAATACGGCTGGCGTTTTACCGGTTCGGAGATTAATCCGATATCGCTCAATTCGGCCAAAATGATCGTGGAGATGAATCCGACACTGAGAAACGGCGTGCGCCTGCGTTTACAAAAACACCCCGAATGTATTTTGAACGGCATCATCGGCGTGGCAGAGAAATTTGATGCCACACTGTGTAATCCACCGTTCCACAGCTCTGAACAGGAAGCGCAAGCCAGCACCCGTCGCAAACTGCACAAGCTGGGTAAAGGCGAGGTAGCCGACACGCCGGTACAGAACTTTGGCGGCAAAAATAAAGAGCTATGGTGTGAAGGCGGTGAAGAAGCCTTTGTGCGTAAAATGGTAGAGGAGAGCGTTAGCCTGGCGCAAAACTGCCTGTGGTTCACCTCGTTGATTTCTAAAAGCACTACCTTGCCTTCGATTTATCACGCCTTGAAGCTGGTGAGTGTGGCCGAAGTCCGTACCATTGAAATGGCGCAGGGGCAAAAAATCAGTCGCTTCGTGGCTTGGACTTTCCACGACGCACAACAGCAGGTCGCCTGGGCGACAGAACGTTGGCGTTAA